The genomic stretch CTAATGACAATGAGCTCAAGAGGCAGGTGTGAAATATCACACTTAAAAATCTCTTCAAAATGCAACTGATATGGACAAGCTTACCATCTAAATCAAGGACAAGAGTTATGGGCTTCCCTTGTTGTGTTTCCTTTTGCAATAGAGTAGGACAACTCGATGAAACTTCCCGAGATAAATCAGGTGAAGTTCGAAAAACTAGCTGTGGATTCAGGCATTCTATTTCTCCCAAATCACCAGATAGATAATTCATGTCAGATTCTTGATGAGATGCCAAGTATGCATCATTGGAGTTCATCATGATTTCTTGAATTGATTCATTATCATGAGCACCGCCAGTTTCTGTGTTCCTCCCAAGGAATGGCAGCATCATATACCTCTCCGCCACATCAGTCAGTATGTCAGAAGTAGTAAACTCGTAATGATGGCAAGAAACATCGGTAAAATCCATGCTATCATCAAAAGGTAAAGAAGGAGCACTCTCTGAAAAGCAGAAGTCGAATAAACTGCAAGCTTGATAATCACTGAACCCAGAGTTTCCATCATCTCCTTCATCCGCAACGAGATTAGGCAATCCAGGATTTTCATTCTGAACTGTAAATCAGGAAAAAGTATGATAACTATTCAATTAACTTAAAAAAGCCAATGTCCTATTCCATTAACTCAAAAAAGGACTATCATATTCTAAGATTATTGAGCAATTGTTCAGGCATCATGTCCAGGTTTTTATCAATGTATCATGTGCTAACCAATGAAAAAAAGGGAGCTTAGTACCTTCATAACCATGATTAGTTGAATTCAAGTGGGAATCACCATCCTCGAAATTAGGTGAGAAAATTGTTTCTAACTCTGGTGCTATTGCGGTTGAGCTTGAACCCTGCAGCTGCAAGTAAATATTCATCACAAGACATAACATAACAGTAAACTAAccgcaataaaaaaaaaaagtggaaaTGAGCACCTAAATGAGTTCGTAACAACCAGGACTTCTTTTAAGTCAAATACTGACATGATTAAAACCCAAAAACAGTCATCACAATATAACTAGCATTTCCCAATGCCCAAGTAGTTGCACCGATAACTATGTTACAATCCCCACAAATATTTTGAATTAACTCATATCCACATGAAACTGACAATATCTACATGAAACTATGAATTTGGATCAAAATGCATGAAGGGGTTGGTCTGAGAATATACCGTAGAAGATTATTCAGTGGGAGTTGAAAAAGTCCGTTACTGATCAATTCAAACTAAATACAAACAGTCCTTCCATGCTCCTAACTAAAGTGAAAGGCCATCTTGGGAGGATCATTCGGTCATCTTTATGGTTCTGCACGAGTTGTTTACTATGCTCTGATTGCTCatgagcttttttttttaaaaaaaaaaattatttaaattaaataaatttattttaaattatataaaacaagaaaaaggaaaacatagTTTATCAAGACAACTATAAAGAATTCCAAAAGAATCTGTTTACTATATTACTCTGTCAAGAAAATTCATTTACACAAGAACATCCATATATCATTTACGATTGTGTCCCTATTGATATGGGAAgttagatatttttttttaaaaagatgATAATCCTCTAGTATTCTAGGAGTCCCAGAAATACTTTTCTGGGGGCATACACAGAAGAATCTAACAATAAAAGGATTTCCTATACAGTTagcattatttatgatatttttctaaagGGTGTCAGTAGAAAAATATGAAATCCATAATAGGGTCTTCTATAAGGCTACACAGTTCAAAGGAGTGGCCAAGAGGAAGAGACTTCAAAAGGTGCTAATTTATTGGACAATATAGCTAATAATGTTATATTGTATCTTCTCTTTCTTCTGGTCTCGGTCTATCTTTTTGTACCGAGTTTTTCATCTTAGTGCtacaaaatctctctctctctctagagggCTGACCTAGCATCAGCAGCATAGCCGTGGCGGCAGCAAACACATCAGCATCAGCAATATCACCGTAACAGCAGCGGCAGTAGCTGCAGCAGAAGTGGGCCAACAGCAGCATCTACAGCCTCTCGTGGGCCACTGACAGTGGGCTGGATCAGTCCACGACTGACCCAGATAGGGCTAGCTAATCCAAGTGGTGGAAGGACAACCTGTCCACTTCGGTGGAGGAATCGCTGGACTCCTATGACCTCCGGAGTCCAGCGACTCTTTGCCCCAGGCGGACAGAGTCGGCGATCCTGTTCCACATGGAGAAGGCCTCCCAGCCTTCCTTTTAGACAGAACAGACTTAATCAAGGCTATTTATCATCCATTTTTAATTTGCATTGGTGGGCACATGAATCTCGTTGTTGTTCTCTTCAGAAAATCCAATAATTAATCTctaattttttattctctttctGCCTTTGCTCTTGTGGGAGGCTTCTTTCTCAAACTACAGAAGCATTGGTTAGGGAGTGTAGTACCTAACACAAGTCATCAAGCGGGAGATACACACCCAATAACAGAAAAAGGCTTATTACCAGAAATTTCGAAAACGATGGACATTCTGATAAATTGGACGATTGTTAGATAAGTTCTGATAAGaaacaaaatcaaataaaaacaaCAAATGACTATATAAGAATTGAACTATATCCTAGAGGTTCGGAAAAGAGAGCAGGTACCATTCTTTCAGTAGATAAAGGATCCGGTGGAGATGAAGACAAGTTCAGCAATTCAGCAGAGGCTCCATCAAAACCTGTTATCGTAGAGTCGCACCCTGATTGTTCCATTCGAGAACTAATTGTGTTTGAAAAGTTTCCTGTAGCATTAAATTCAATCTAAGACAAGCTTAGCTACCGAAAGAAGATCCAAGAGGCAAAAGTTAGCTACCAAATAAAGATCGATGAGAAGACAAGCTTTTAGAATAGTAAAGGAAGAGTAGAAAACAAGCATATATCTTCTTACATTTGTGTGCTAATAGACAAAACAATCTTCACGCATTCAAATACGAGAATATGTTATCATACAAGCTTTTGTTCTTCACGAGGACAAATTCAGTGATGAAAATGAAGTTATCAATAGTGAGAATCGTACGGCTAAGTGCATTAGGAGGTGGCATGGCCCTACAGCTTTCATTTTGTAGAGTTAGGTGCCACGGAATACTAGAATAACTCAATCGAATCTGTTGGCTTTTGGATGATTCCTCAAAAGTCAAATGTTTAAAAAAATTGTAACCTACGGTAATCTGGTTCCATCTCGTGAATAAATGACTGTGAAATGCATGAATTAACCTCAATTTTACTCAAGGTGGCACTCAGATTTGGTGTTTGGTGTGAAGAGACACAAGAAGAAAAGACTTGGATGAGATCAACCATGTAATAATAGCTCACCATCATGATGAATTTGAATAGAAGCGTCCACCTCTGTGTTGATTTCCGATGGTGAGTTTTCTGATTTCTTAGATGACCTGTGACGAGCATGGACATTGTGCAATCTTACACATCCCTTGTCTGATTTTCTCTTCATTCTCGGTCCTGGCATTTGAGCTACAGTATCTACTAAAGTTCAACTTGATATACATAAACTGCAAAAACAAGTCAATATGCACCCAATTAATcaaatttagagaaaaaaatagCCAAACAACATGTGCAATAACGTCTACATCCAGATATATGAAATTATCATCAACTTAGATCAGTCTTCAGGAAGGCAGATATTAATCCTACTTAGATATTCATAAGTTTCTGTGCAGTCAAAACTTTCAAActtttattattaacttcaacCCAATTACCAACTGATAGGAGCGATATAAGGTGGTCGACATCCCTCAGCACCAGACAATTGACATCTCGGCACCAGGTGGCCGATACACTCGATGCCAAGCAACCGAGTGGCTGACACTTCGACATCAACCAACCAATTATATCGCACCGCCCAATCGATGCCACATGATAAAAATATGCCGCATCTCAGACTCGAGTGGAGTGATGATGGTTATGCCCGAGATTGACGCACCACGTTTCCACAAGCTACGTAGCATCCAATTTCGGAAACCCACTATAGAAGGGGTTCAACAAGTATGACCCAACACATAATTTTGAACTCGAAACTGTTCGACCTCTCTGACTAGCTTATTAATTGAAGCATTGGAGGGAAGAGACATTGTCAAGAGTGCTCGGATGAAGTTTTTGTAGGGTTCTGATCGAAATAGCAAAGTTTGACTTGAGACCAGCTCGGagaaagaaccatattgaatccgAATTGACTTTCATCTTGAACAACCAAAAGATGTGTTTGACACTTGCCAAGCAACAGTCCAACTTAATATCATTAGCTCCTTTAACATCACCATGCACACTTCTATCAAATTTAGAACCTTAGACTCTCATTCTTTCTACAAGAGATTCTGAATTTTATCACTACATATCCCTATAATATCTTTATATTTACTACTTCTAGAAGCATTTAGCAAGCTATTTGATCAGCAAAAGATGTGTTCATTCAACAAGAAATCTAGAATCAACTCAAAACAGATCGTAATGCCCTTGCGATGCCTGAAAGGGTGCAAATTATCATTATAATAACTGCCATAAAAATCCAACCCagtgatattataatttttaaccaAGATCACAAAGTCCAAGAGCTGACAGGAAAAGAGAGGATcagaatcaacataaaaaaagtCAGTATAGCACACCAAAAGGTAAGggagaataaaaaaatatcaatatataaataaataggtTACATATTTAGGTAAATTAAAGACATCGGTGGGCAAAGAACTCTTTATTCTTGTAAATTTCCTTTAGTCATTGACATCTACTGACCAATCTTTCTCCCTAGAAATCCCCATCAGAAGTTATTTAATATGCCTCTTCTCATAAAACATTTTattgtttatattatttatatcattttctttatctttcttttttctcccAAACACAGTGGTATACCCAATCTCTACTCAATCAATTTAGCATCTTATTCCctacttttgttcaaatttatctaGGGAAACTAACCTGTTCATCTTCCTTCGTATTTATTACTTCCTCCTGATCATCTATTGTCAAAAGCACAGTCTGCCAAAGAAAAGGCAGAAAACCCAAGCTCAGTTCTCTGTATTTGTGTATTATAGATAGCGATTACTTGTCAAATGACATTATGACATACTAAATATAGGCCTAGAAAGTTTGTTTAGTTATAAAAATCGTTTGCTAACAAAACCAAATGAGGTTACTGCCAGACAAATTTTCTTAACCTAACATTTTTATATGATTGCATAAATAAGCgaacgaaaattaaaaaataaagtgaAGATATGAGCTTTAGATGCTTCAGTTGCACATACAGCGGAAAAAAAAAGGATACTTTAGGCAGATGCTATCCGCCACTCGTATCAGGCTGCTCTCCTCTCTATGCTCAAGAACACTTCCTCGGCACTGGGCCTTAACTGGTCCAAGTGTTACCAAGTATCAGAGGCTACTTTTCATCAATGGAATCTGCAGAAGGTTAAAACAAACATATGTATGTCTGACAAAACAAAGTACATTTTGTCTATCATTAAAAAAGAACCACAGCAAACCCCTTGATCTTTTTACACTGTAAACAATCAGTGGTTTTGCTTTCTAAAACTAGATCCCCCATTAAAGAAAAGCACAAAATTAACCTATGAGAGTTCTCATAAGCCAGACGACCTACATTACTTGGTTCTGTGTCAACCTACAATGGTTAACCAAAAAATTCAGAAAGATTCCTTAGTTACTAATTTCAGTAAAAGATTGTAAAATATAAATTCCAGTAAGTAAAATTGACTAACTGAGTCCTAGTAATAGAATATAAAAGTCTAAAACTATTGTCTAAAAATATGAACATCATAATTTTGAGAAAAACTTTACCCAAAGCCAGTAAGTTCAAGAAAGATTCCTCACAGAAAAGGTAAGCTAGACGAAGTCCAGATCAATTTAGGAAATTCGTAATAAAACCAAGAAGGCAATATTGCCAACTTGAACCCCATAGGACAAAGAGAAAATCCACAATGAAAAGACCAAAAAGGAAACCAATGCCAACATGCCATCAAAATTTTACATCCAAGTGAAAAAAGGTAAACCGAGAGCATGATGAAAAGCTAAGCATGAGTTCACGCACACCTAAAACTTAGCATCTCTCTGAAACACATCAAAACAAAAAATCTGCAAAACAAATCGGTCGACACAATCATCATGACTCGAAGAGTAAAATTTGTAGAaccatagatcatcttggatagAACTTACCTGTACAGcatgaatttaaagataaaaaCCCAAAAATTGGGAATGAACCCTAACAACAGAGCAAAAACATCAACAAGCAGAGCCAGAATACAGCACCGTGTGGCCAAAAGAGTCCAAAAAGGAAGGGGAAGCAGAACTAGCGGAGAAGCCCTGCCAACCAAGATTTAGCATCCAGAAACCGTTGTTCCTCTCTTTCGAACACGATTCAAGAGATCAACACCGCAAGCGCCCCTCCAGAGAAACCTGACAAGTACTCAATAACACAGTACCCACACGGAAATTATAATAAGCATAAGTCAATTTCCCAAGAGAAAGTAAGGAACACGAGAAATCGCAGGCCAGAACAACAAAGAAACCATATAATCCATCCCAAAATCAGATCAAAGCACAGCAGCAAAGATCAATTAGACCGATCGGGGCCGTGGAAGGACGCAAGAAACAAACGTCATAAGAGCAAAGGATCAAGAACACGTACTCGAAACCCCAGCTCCGGCTCTTGCTCTCTCTAGAGCCCGAGGAAGCAGGAATCggggagagagacagagaggagaGGGAAGTCAAGAGTGGGAAGAAGAGGCGAGGAAAGAGGGAGGAATCGGCCCTCCGTCCGGCTCCCTCGATACATTAAACGACGGGGATACGACCCCGGGAACACCATATGGACGGCCCTGATGCAGCGTGCACCTCATTTCGGCACGCCTGTACTTTGGCGACGCGTGGATTACTGCGGTCCGTCTCATCAGCGGGTTGATCGTCACGTGCGAGCCCTTCACGGAATGCGAAGCCTCCGCCGCCTGCGCTCGCGATCCGGGGTGTGCCTTTACCTTAAACAACGCGACACGATGCCCGGCCGAACACCGACGCGTGTCCGGTTTGCAAGGTTCAGCCAAGTACGCCTGACTCCCGTACTCGCTGCCGGACACGTGTCGTTCAGCGACAGACATTCGAAGTGGATGGTGTACGTGGCGATCCGGACACTCAAAGAACACTGGCTTTGAGGTTGATAAGTTCACTCCATTTTGTACTTAGTCTGGTCAATTTGTACCTTTAAGATTCGGAGAGTCGAGCGCAtcgaaaggaaaagaagaaaaagaaaaagaagggtgTATCTATCAGAGGtcttgcattatatatatatatatatatatatatatatatatatatatatatatatatatatttgtgaagAATGGAAAAGCTCATAATTCTTTCTTTGAATAATAGTAATAAGTATTATTAGTTCAAgatcaaataaaataaagaaagaagtGAAAAATATAGGATCTTAAACGACTTGTCGAATTGAGCCATGCAGATCTAAACATTTAGACTTGGATAAATCCAAATGACTCGAAGAAGAGTAATTCAAAGTCTACGGAACattaaaggagcaccatactgagGGACAAGAGTCATAACAATGTGTGGAGCATGGGCATAGGAGGGTGAGAGCTCAAACGAGAAGCGCTGGAGAATGGTAGAGAATAACATCTTAGCCTCAATCAACCCAAAGTGCTGGCCGATGCAAATCCGAGGGCCGCCGCCGAAGGAAAAGAAGCCCATCTGGTGGTTCTTGCATGCGTTGGACACCCCTTGTGCAAACCTTTCTGGATTGAACTCGCTGGCGTCGTCGCCCCAGATTTCCGGATCGTGATTCAAGAAGAGTATTGGCATTCGAAGCAGTACTCCTGGTGGGTAGGTCACGTCCCCAAGTTTTATCGTCTTGTATGTGTGCCTTGGGAGGTAAGTCAATGGTGGGTATAACCTGAGAACCTCGTGCAGAATCATTGTCACCTGATCGAGGAGAACATGACTGTCTATCAGTTGATCTTGGCAGAAGAAGGGAGAATGATGATGATACTTACGATCTTTAAGCGGTTCAGGCCATCGAAATCCGGTTTGTTCTGCCCGAAGACTCGAAGTACTTCTTCTCTGGCTCGGACCTGCCACTCAGGATGCATGCTCAAGAGAATCATCGTCCATGTTAGCAAGACGGCTGTCGTCTCCTGCCCTGCAAAGTAGAAGAGCTTGCATTCTTCGATCACGTCTTCGATGGTCATCCCGTCTTCTTGGGAGCCCTTCATATTGGACTCCAGCAGCAAGCCCAGCAGGTTATCGTTGCTGGCTTTGCCACTCTTTATTTCCTCTTGTCTCTTCTTTATTATGCTTCTTACCAATTCTCCGACCTCTCTGTTCAGTGCTTTTATTCTCTTCTTCGCTTCGGTGGGAAGAAACCTGCAGTGATGGTTAAGCATCGGTTAGCAGTGTTTCTAGTAATGGTTGAGAGGGTGTTTATGAGATACACATCAGTGTAGGTAGATGGGAAAGCAAGAAGAAAACGAGCAACGATCGACTGCTGCTTACTCATAGACCGACCAGTATAACACAATCGCAATCGATCATCGGAAATGGGAACATTAAGATAACTCACACGGAACCAGGGATATTTATAGCTTGGCCGGCCTGAACGAAGTGCATAAGCTGCTGGACTTGAATCTGGTGGACCCGTCTTCCTTCTTCAAAGCTAGTTCCTAAAGCTGCTGTCGAAATGACATTTAAAGCGTAGGCTTGGAGTTCAGGCCAAACATCTAACTCATAACTTGTCCCCGAACCCACCACCGTATTCTCCCATTTGCTCATCAGATCATTGCAGCAAGTACGGAACGATGGCAACATTTGCTGTCAAACGACGAGGGCAAAAAGTTAGCTCGACAGTCTGGTGTGAAGCAAGATAGAATCGACATGGGTGAATCAAGCACCTTCAACTTCTCCATATGGAAAGTAGGGTTCATAATCCTCTTATGCTTCGCCCACTTTTCACCCTCGTAAATGAACATTCCTCTGAAGAAGAACTGCCCGAGAGGGTTCAACTGGGGCTTTTCGATGTCATTGGGCATGTTCAATAGAAGCTGCCTCACCAATCCCACATCCGCAATGGTCACTTCGGGTACAGGGCCTACCCAAGTGAAAGATGTTTTACCTGCACCACCAACAACAACCAAGACCGGAAGACGAAGTGAAGCGATTGAGAAGGTAGaacagaaagagagaaagaatgagagagagagagagagacagtggGTACCATATCGGCTCATGGCACGAAGGGCGAAAGGATAAACGCGAGGGATGATGTTGTGAGATAAGGACATGGGCTTGGCCTGCACCTGCCTGTCGAGCCGGGCGCTCTCCTCCAGGTCGCCTTGGAGGAAGCGGTAGGGGGTGCCATCGAGGCCCTGCGCCCGGAGCGCACGCTCCAATCGCCTTGGCTTCCACCACACAAAGTAGAACAGCCATACGGCCACCACAAGTAGCAGCCCCGCCACGCCCCACGCCAAGTACCACACCAAGTCGGCTGCTACGTCCACCGCTCCCATGGCCATGCACAATCGCTTATAAACGGAAGAGGAGTTCAGATTGTAAGCGATTAAAGTAATATATTGATCCTTTTAAAGAGAGAACCAATTTTTGATGGATGTTATTATTTTGGAGTTTTAAAAGTCCTTTTGAGATGGATAGATAATCATATCAATaaaattttgtttttaatttgtGTGTATCATCCTTTCGCAAGGATTATGTTAATTTTCTCTGTATCATGTTAATTTTCTCTGTATCATATTAATTTTCTCCGAAAAAATCGTATTAACAATTAatgatcaataaaaatatatatatagttgttcCGGTCATTCAAAGAGTACATATACAACACCTTAAAAAATGGACAGTTTTTACTACAACAGTTGTATGTGCCCATGTAATATGCTATAAAGACCTCTATTGAGCTGAGCCCAACTTCCAACACTA from Musa acuminata AAA Group cultivar baxijiao chromosome BXJ1-3, Cavendish_Baxijiao_AAA, whole genome shotgun sequence encodes the following:
- the LOC103979752 gene encoding uncharacterized protein LOC103979752 isoform X1; protein product: MPGPRMKRKSDKGCVRLHNVHARHRSSKKSENSPSEINTEVDASIQIHHDGNFSNTISSRMEQSGCDSTITGFDGASAELLNLSSSPPDPLSTERMLQGSSSTAIAPELETIFSPNFEDGDSHLNSTNHGYEVQNENPGLPNLVADEGDDGNSGFSDYQACSLFDFCFSESAPSLPFDDSMDFTDVSCHHYEFTTSDILTDVAERYMMLPFLGRNTETGGAHDNESIQEIMMNSNDAYLASHQESDMNYLSGDLGEIECLNPQLVFRTSPDLSREVSSSCPTLLQKETQQGKPITLVLDLDETLVHSTLEYCDDADFTFPVFFNMKEHTVYVRRRPFLQMFLERVAQMFEIVIFTASLSIYASQLLDILDPDNKIISGRIYRESCIFSDDTYTKDLSILGVDLAKVVIIDNSPQVFRLQVNNGIPIKSWFDDPSDHALVQLLPFLETLVDAEDVRPIIANRFSNKEQQQFV
- the LOC103979752 gene encoding uncharacterized protein LOC103979752 isoform X3 translates to MSMLVTGHLRNQKTHHRKSTQRWTLLFKFIMMIEFNATGNFSNTISSRMEQSGCDSTITGFDGASAELLNLSSSPPDPLSTERMLQGSSSTAIAPELETIFSPNFEDGDSHLNSTNHGYEVQNENPGLPNLVADEGDDGNSGFSDYQACSLFDFCFSESAPSLPFDDSMDFTDVSCHHYEFTTSDILTDVAERYMMLPFLGRNTETGGAHDNESIQEIMMNSNDAYLASHQESDMNYLSGDLGEIECLNPQLVFRTSPDLSREVSSSCPTLLQKETQQGKPITLVLDLDETLVHSTLEYCDDADFTFPVFFNMKEHTVYVRRRPFLQMFLERVAQMFEIVIFTASLSIYASQLLDILDPDNKIISGRIYRESCIFSDDTYTKDLSILGVDLAKVVIIDNSPQVFRLQVNNGIPIKSWFDDPSDHALVQLLPFLETLVDAEDVRPIIANRFSNKEQQQFV
- the LOC103979752 gene encoding uncharacterized protein LOC103979752 isoform X2, whose amino-acid sequence is MPGPRMKRKSDKGCVRLHNVHARHRSSKKSENSPSEINTEVDASIQIHHDGNFSNTISSRMEQSGCDSTITGFDGASAELLNLSSSPPDPLSTERMGSSSTAIAPELETIFSPNFEDGDSHLNSTNHGYEVQNENPGLPNLVADEGDDGNSGFSDYQACSLFDFCFSESAPSLPFDDSMDFTDVSCHHYEFTTSDILTDVAERYMMLPFLGRNTETGGAHDNESIQEIMMNSNDAYLASHQESDMNYLSGDLGEIECLNPQLVFRTSPDLSREVSSSCPTLLQKETQQGKPITLVLDLDETLVHSTLEYCDDADFTFPVFFNMKEHTVYVRRRPFLQMFLERVAQMFEIVIFTASLSIYASQLLDILDPDNKIISGRIYRESCIFSDDTYTKDLSILGVDLAKVVIIDNSPQVFRLQVNNGIPIKSWFDDPSDHALVQLLPFLETLVDAEDVRPIIANRFSNKEQQQFV
- the LOC135639180 gene encoding cytochrome P450 CYP72A616-like, with the translated sequence MAMGAVDVAADLVWYLAWGVAGLLLVVAVWLFYFVWWKPRRLERALRAQGLDGTPYRFLQGDLEESARLDRQVQAKPMSLSHNIIPRVYPFALRAMSRYGKTSFTWVGPVPEVTIADVGLVRQLLLNMPNDIEKPQLNPLGQFFFRGMFIYEGEKWAKHKRIMNPTFHMEKLKQMLPSFRTCCNDLMSKWENTVVGSGTSYELDVWPELQAYALNVISTAALGTSFEEGRRVHQIQVQQLMHFVQAGQAINIPGSVFLPTEAKKRIKALNREVGELVRSIIKKRQEEIKSGKASNDNLLGLLLESNMKGSQEDGMTIEDVIEECKLFYFAGQETTAVLLTWTMILLSMHPEWQVRAREEVLRVFGQNKPDFDGLNRLKIVTMILHEVLRLYPPLTYLPRHTYKTIKLGDVTYPPGVLLRMPILFLNHDPEIWGDDASEFNPERFAQGVSNACKNHQMGFFSFGGGPRICIGQHFGLIEAKMLFSTILQRFSFELSPSYAHAPHIVMTLVPQYGAPLMFRRL